From a region of the Syngnathoides biaculeatus isolate LvHL_M chromosome 2, ASM1980259v1, whole genome shotgun sequence genome:
- the si:ch211-207l14.1 gene encoding uncharacterized protein si:ch211-207l14.1 isoform X1 produces MDSEEEGEVFSEDRNPVIAEEEYEVEEEDDEEDAKIFNAWMQRYRGGEQQKTTDEEQNEEAEEARAESRISNESAALLQTKRRSSLPCPATLSTMELARLHSCTRTPVTAKTLLRRSSSRRLLPSQQEGAACPLAAERKPSPIPTIPEAVTPGRKSQFRRRNVMSLSDADSMCLICHNDLKRGTDGVRELQCTHTFHQECIEEWLWRKQSCPTCHVQVLTPQQAAYWSSTRVIVP; encoded by the exons ATGGATTCTGAAGAAGAAGGTGAGGTCTTCTCAGAAGATCGGAACCCTGTGATTGCAGAGGAGGAATACGAAGTggaagaggaggacgacgaggaggatGCCAAGATTTTCAATGCCTGGATGCAACGGTACAGAGGTGGCGAACAGCAGAAGACAACCGATGAGGAGCAAAACGAGGAGGCCGAAGAAGCAAGAGCCGAAAGCAGAATCAGCAACGAGTCGGCAGCCCTGCTTCAAACCAAGCGCCGATCCTCACTGCCTTGTCCG GCGACTCTGTCGACCATGGAGCTGGCTCGTCTCCACTCTTGCACCCGGACCCCCGTGACCGCCAAGACTCTGCTGCGCCGTTCCTCCTCACGCCGCCTGCTGCCATCACAACAGGAGGGTGCCGCCTGTCCTCTTGCTGCTGAGCGGAAACCATCTCCCATACCCACAATCCCAGAGGCTGTTACGCCAGGGAGAAAGAGCCAGTTCAGGAGACGCAACGTCATGTCTTTG AGCGACGCGGACAGCATGTGTCTGATCTGCCACAATGACCTGAAACGAGGAACCGACGGCGTCCGAGAGCTGCAGTGCACACACACCTTCCACCAAGAG TGCATAGAGGAGTGGCTATGGAGGAAGCAGTCTTGTCCCACTTGCCACGTCCAAGTGCTCACGCCGCAGCAGGCCGCCTACTGGAGCTCCACCAGGGTGATCGTGCCCTAA
- the si:ch211-207l14.1 gene encoding uncharacterized protein si:ch211-207l14.1 isoform X2 — protein MQRYRGGEQQKTTDEEQNEEAEEARAESRISNESAALLQTKRRSSLPCPATLSTMELARLHSCTRTPVTAKTLLRRSSSRRLLPSQQEGAACPLAAERKPSPIPTIPEAVTPGRKSQFRRRNVMSLSDADSMCLICHNDLKRGTDGVRELQCTHTFHQECIEEWLWRKQSCPTCHVQVLTPQQAAYWSSTRVIVP, from the exons ATGCAACGGTACAGAGGTGGCGAACAGCAGAAGACAACCGATGAGGAGCAAAACGAGGAGGCCGAAGAAGCAAGAGCCGAAAGCAGAATCAGCAACGAGTCGGCAGCCCTGCTTCAAACCAAGCGCCGATCCTCACTGCCTTGTCCG GCGACTCTGTCGACCATGGAGCTGGCTCGTCTCCACTCTTGCACCCGGACCCCCGTGACCGCCAAGACTCTGCTGCGCCGTTCCTCCTCACGCCGCCTGCTGCCATCACAACAGGAGGGTGCCGCCTGTCCTCTTGCTGCTGAGCGGAAACCATCTCCCATACCCACAATCCCAGAGGCTGTTACGCCAGGGAGAAAGAGCCAGTTCAGGAGACGCAACGTCATGTCTTTG AGCGACGCGGACAGCATGTGTCTGATCTGCCACAATGACCTGAAACGAGGAACCGACGGCGTCCGAGAGCTGCAGTGCACACACACCTTCCACCAAGAG TGCATAGAGGAGTGGCTATGGAGGAAGCAGTCTTGTCCCACTTGCCACGTCCAAGTGCTCACGCCGCAGCAGGCCGCCTACTGGAGCTCCACCAGGGTGATCGTGCCCTAA
- the LOC133494753 gene encoding tetraspanin-7-like yields MAPTRMETKPLILCVKILLLFYSFVFWVTGVILLAVGLWWRFMLSPYTLLISSAPSNAPFVLTGTGLAIVLFGLFGCFATCRGRPWMLKLYAVFLTLVFLIELIAGISGFIFRHEIKGKFLTTYSEAVLRYDGRSDSSVAVDDVQRKLQCCGVHNYTTWFASDSFHTGGIPVTCCLSLSDCNQADLRNATLAARKVHKQGCYELVTSFIERNMGIVAGVTFGIAFSQLIGMSLACCLSHFINANQYEMV; encoded by the exons ATGGCACCAACCAGGATGGAAACCAAACCGCTCATCTTGTGTGTGAAGATCCTGCTGCTCTTCTACTCCTTCGTCTTCTGG GTGACAGGTGTGATCCTGCTCGCAGTGGGCTTATGGTGGAGGTTCATGTTGAGTCCTTACACGTTGCTGATCTCCAGCGCACCTTCCAACGCCCCATTTGTCCTCACCGGCACCGGCCTTGCCATTGTGCTCTTCGGCCTGTTTGGGTGCTTTGCCACCTGCAGGGGACGCCCTTGGATGCTCAAGCTG TACGCAGTCTTTCTGACTTTGGTCTTCTTGATCGAGCTCATCGCTGGAATCTCAGGCTTCATCTTTCGCCACGAG ATCAAAGGCAAGTTCCTCACCACATACAGCGAGGCTGTGCTCCGATACGACGGACGAAGCGACAGCAGTGTGGCTGTGGACGATGTCCAACGCAAA TTGCAATGTTGCGGCGTTCATAACTATACCACCTGGTTCGCCAGTGACTCCTTCCACACCGGGGGAATCCCGGTCACCTGCTGTCTGTCTTTATCCGACTGCAACCAAGCAGACTTGAGGAACGCCACTCTGGCAGCTCGCAAAGTCCACAAGCAG GGTTGCTACGAGTTGGTGACTTCCTTCATCGAGCGCAACATGGGAATCGTCGCCGGGGTCACCTTCGGGATCGCCTTCTCACAG CTCATTGGCATGTCGTTGGCCTGCTGTCTGTCCCACTTTATCAACGCTAACCAGTACGAGATGGTCTGA